Proteins from a single region of Seriola aureovittata isolate HTS-2021-v1 ecotype China chromosome 9, ASM2101889v1, whole genome shotgun sequence:
- the LOC130175102 gene encoding N-acetyltransferase family 8 member 3, whose amino-acid sequence MAQKNNFQFSIREYRASDQHVVMSLFRDGILEHVYPAFFNAISNPDHVGIALSISMAGYVLGGSSYFQALLFGSAWAGLIYYFCHDIYEGYMMRRLSTDMANIQTNYLEKPDNGFWVAEADVNGQSKVVGMVAVMGKKGEEEEGGERFDNWNGGSPESAQDAEDRSYGEMSHMVVAFPWRRRNLGSQLMQKALDYCKEHGYTRLVLDISSPQTAAISLYQKFGFVQTGSHSNTHANRWFSKLARINVIRMEKFI is encoded by the exons ATGGCCCAGAAAAATAACT TTCAGTTCTCCATCAGGGAATACAGAGCTTCAGATCAGCATGTGGTCATGTCACTCTTCCGTGATGGGATACTCGAACATGTGTACCCAGCCTTCTTCAATGCCATAAGCAATCCAGACCACGTTGGCATTGCTCTGAGTATTTCCATGGCCGGCTATGTGCTAGGAGGCAGCTCCTACTTCCAAGCATTGCTCTTTGGCAGCGCATGGGCCGGCCTCATTTATTACTTCTGCCACGATATCTACGAAGGCTACATGATGAGGCGGCTGAGCACAGACATGGCCAACATTCAAACCAATTACCTGGAAAAACCAGATAATGGTTTCTGGGTGGCAGAGGCAGATGTTAACGGCCAGTCCAAGGTGGTGGGGATGGTGGCAGTGATGGGgaagaagggggaggaggaggaaggaggtgagAGGTTTGATAACTGGAACGGAGGAAGCCCGGAGTCTGCCCAAGATGCTGAAGACAGGAGTTACGGTGAGATGTCCCACATGGTGGTGGCGTTTCCGTGGCGTCGCCGAAACCTGGGTTCACAGCTGATGCAGAAGGCGTTGGACTACTGCAAAGAGCACGGCTACACCCGCCTCGTTCTGGACATCAGCTCACCGCAGACAGCGGCCATTTCCCTGTACCAAAAATTTGGCTTCGTTCAAACTGGATCCCACAGTAACACGCACGCTAATCGCTGGTTCTCCAAACTGGCTAGAATAAATGTGATACGAATGGAGAAGTTCATTTAA